From the genome of Glycine soja cultivar W05 chromosome 14, ASM419377v2, whole genome shotgun sequence:
CTTGAGGAGCGCGTCGCCGCGCTCCGAGTCCGAGAGGGACTTCGCGGCGGCGGGGGAGAGCGCCTCGTCGAGCGAGTCCAGCGCAGCGGAGCGGAGGCCCAGGAAGTCTAAGGCGAGGGCCTTGAGGAGGTGCGGCGCGGCGTCGCTCGGGTCGAGGGCGATGGCGCGCTGAGCCTGGGCCTGGGCCTCCTTGGCGAGGGCCTTGGACTTGGAGGCGCGGGCCCGGGCCAGGAGCTGGGCCCCTTGGACGAAGTGGCGCTTGGCTTGGATGTCGGCGCGGTTGCTTAGACGGAGCTTGGCCCACAGCTTCTTGGGCACGTCGTGCATGAAGAAGTAGGAGAGGACCATCACCAGAACCATGACCCCCTGCAAAACGATGTCGTTCCACGCTGAGTTGTCTTTCACCGTTTTATCCATCGGAATTTCGCAATCTGGAATCGGGCTCTGCGATGGATCTGGAAGGTGATCGAGATGAAACTGAGAATTTGAGATTGCAATTGTAAGGTCTCTTACTTCAAACACAGTAGCGGCCGTGTTCGATTGGTTTGCCAGTTTTGTTTTAAGAGTGATAatacatagttttttttttttcaacaaataattatttttgtttttaaatgtgttgaagtaaacaaaaatgaaaaaattcccccttttcttaaataaatatgacCAAAATAGCAAGAAGTTTTGGTTGGACAAAAATACTACTAAGTTTCTATTGTATCAAAATGTTAGTAAGTTTTCATTAGATTAACGTGTTAGATCCTAAATTTCGTtttatttaaggataaaatatagtttaatctttgtttcttccctttattgaaaaaattgtagcaattgatattttgttataatgtttattttggtaCAATGGTAGAATGTTTGTGTTGAAAAATGTTTATTGTGACAATAGTCACAAAATCAAGTTGGATCTCATTTTTTATAGGGATTAACTTAATGAcaatgcatttttatttttgagtctCATATTTTGAAAAAGGTAGTGTGATATTAGaaatttcagaacaacaaacaaattatgcttattaatcaatactatgtttattattatgtttattctAACTTATGTTTATTGTAATGATATGCTTGTGAcataaaaaatgagattaaattatatttcccttaaatgaaatgaattttGGGATTGACAAATTCGTACATTGAAAATTTAGtgacattttggtccaatcTATATGTTGACTATCATCTTTGTGACATCTTTGTTCCTGATTAACGGTAACAAACGAAAgttaatgaatgaatgaatttattgtacttttttcattttcgaagactaaaatttaaattttcacctTTCggagactaaaatttgaattttcatcttcTTGAAACAAATCTATTAGCgtattatatatttaaggataaaaatgactatttactcaattatttttataagtatcTTATTGGATCGGATTGTTGATCATGTTTTGTCCATGATTAAAAATTGACTCTAATCACCTTTAAAATTCCTTCCtcctaattatattttcattcacACAACTCAAATTTAATATCACCTAAACCAATAACTTGGTAGTGCATAATTAAGAATTGAGTTTACCTTTTTTAAGATCAATTGAAAACTATAAATTCATTTATAGTTTAGTCTGtgtaacattttaattaatttaacgtAGAATTAACAAGAAGTCAATAACAGTTAATTGAATTCGAGgagacaataaaaaataacttgaaaGTCCATGATATGCATTTATAACTTTCTATGAGAATGTATTTACAGTtggaagaaaaaatatgaagGAATGccaattaatgtaatttttaacaacagaagtcataaaaaaatgtgctataataaaaatacagtactgtatttttaattttttttctgatgtattaacatttttcttttgagataCATTTCCTGTTATTTTACTCAATAGAAAAGTGTTATAATATCATCTACATTTTCTCATAAAATGTTATGATAAGTTATGTGTTatttcatgaataaaaaattttaattttattttgaatagacCATAAATATTCtaatgtaaattaaattaaaataataatctattattaatcaattaaaaatcatcataaatatagtttttaatatgGTTATATAACAATTCgtttttttagaatattatgtaGAATCGTTCACactattaatcaatttaaaaaatagtaataataataaaaatccaagtttaattttaatttattgtcaacataaattttacatactataatcaattaatagttacttcaaatataattttccaaaaattattatttcgaTGATCAATAATACCATATATCCATGATTGgctataaaaatttacattatcggtacaaattttttttcatattatcgtctttataataactaatttaagTTATATCTAACTATATGTGAAGTAAAGAAACTTTAATATTAACTTCTCGCAAAGTTTATCCGTAAGGTCAGataagaaagttcttgatcaaaaaCCCCACAGGCATCTGGAAgaatttgaaggaaaataatcGGTCACACACCAATTGAAAAACCCTTGCTTcatttcaaactataaaaaaaaaataaaaaaaaatacattgcaAGATACCAAAAATTAAGCATATACAtcactttgtttcaattttcctaactaaaattaattttataaactcaAAGTCATTTCAAGCGCTGGCGTACGTAAAAAATAGTAACAaaatttccatgacacacaatTGCCTTCTTAGAATGAAGTGGCTAACTTGCACCACAATCAGAGACGTAAGAACACGGTTATAGACGAGATATCAGATATATATtgtcaaataatttattacatATATACAATCTGAAAAACAATAGCAAGCTCCAAATAATTATAGCTTGGAGGGAGCAAGTCACTATTTTTATTGATCTCAAAGCTATAGATAAAAGAGCTTGAGGTCATCATTTTAGCAGAAGAATCCAAAGATTGCTTTAAGTGCCCTTACGAAATGGGTTTGCATGAATCAACCGATCGATATACAAATTGCAACAACCAAAGGGCTTCATGCCATCAATTaggttaattaataaatttcagcAACCAAAAACCCCAGTCATGGGCAGAGTACTCCTTATGTTATTGCCCCACCCATTTTTATTGCATCCGCTGGTGACTTCAGTAGCTTCTTTAGCGACTCAACTATGCTACCAAAAGATGGACGATCAGCAGGGTTACTGCAGAAAAATGTTAGCAAGTgtcagaaagaaataaaatggtaCAAAATGGATGCAGTTAACAAGGCAATAAAACATCAATTATGATCATTTAGAAGTTCTTTATATAGAAGGTGGAATTTGTTAAGAGTAAAGACACATCAGAAGGTCTTAACTCTTAATGAGTTGCAACAAAGCATAACAAACTAGAAGTTAGCCCACTTTTAATTTTTGGCTTCAATTATACTACTATCCAATAATCAACAATTCCAAAATGGAATTCGGCCAATCAACTACTTAGAAAATATACATGAAAGCCTAACAATCGTCATGTAAACAAGGCATGTGTTGTTCAGAAATTCCAATAGATCCGGCCACCTTTAGCCACTAGAAATATCAAGATATATATGGAGGCCTAAATTATTGCCTTTTCGCCAGGACCAGTACTATTGTTACATATTGTGCATTACCAGAAAATACAACATAAATAACACTTACTCGGCCCAACAAGATTCCATGAGGGAGGCCAATGCTGGGGAGATGTTTGGAGGGATAGCTAGTCTCCTATTCTGGAAAGCGACAGCTCCAACCACCTGAACGTACACATAAAGATGAGTACAAATTTCACCAATTAACTTTGCA
Proteins encoded in this window:
- the LOC114383073 gene encoding uncharacterized protein LOC114383073, with amino-acid sequence MDKTVKDNSAWNDIVLQGVMVLVMVLSYFFMHDVPKKLWAKLRLSNRADIQAKRHFVQGAQLLARARASKSKALAKEAQAQAQRAIALDPSDAAPHLLKALALDFLGLRSAALDSLDEALSPAAAKSLSDSERGDALLKRAELRLGTSQRGRVDSALADLTESVRLSPNNAKAFFALGDCYERKKMNDDAIRAYGTALELEPQFHAAEQALNRLDSSPMNN